The nucleotide sequence TCTTGGGTAATGTTGTGTCATAAAAAAATAGAGATATATATGTCTACTAATTTTGCCAATAGTacaactctattttttttttgagtttatGGATGACTTTGCTATCATGTATTTGCAAAGGACATCCATTTTTATTTGAACACAATAGTTTTATGTGTATAAAATGACTAGCAAACATAGAGCATTTATCACAATAACTTTTGTAATTCCAGGATTCCTTTCTACTACATAAGCTGCAGCTGCCTGTAACAAATACAATCATCTCCAAAACATGCAACTGGATTCTGGAATCATCACAAACTTTGCTTTATTCCCACCCTTGCCTCAAAGAAACCTTGTTCTTTGGTCCACAGTCTATAATGCTTCTGCTTTGGATATTGCAGTTATACAGCAATACTTTGTTCAAGTTTCAAGTAAACCTTGCTACATCTTCAATATAAACATGCTTCAATTAGTGAATGTAAAACATTTCAATTAGACTGGCATTTTTGCTACTCCACATATTAATGTCTTATGTCAATCATGGACATCAAACTTTGTTCTATAATGCTGCATGCCTAAAATAAGCCTTATTATCTGGTCTACAGTCTATAATGTTTTTGCTTTGGATATTGCAGTTACACAGCAATACTTTGTTCGAGTTTCAAGTAAACCTTGCTACATCTTCAATATAAACATGCTCTAATTAGTGAATATATAACATTTCAATCAGACTGGCATTTTTGCTACTCCACATATTAATCTCTTATGTCAATCATGGACATCAAACATTGTCCTATAATGCTACATGCCTAAAAGAAGCCTTATTATCTGGTCTACAGTCTATAATGTTTTTGCTTTGGATATTGCAGTTACACAGCAATAACTTTGTTCAAGTTTCAAGTAAACCTTGCTACATCTTCAATATAAACATGCTCTAATTAGTGAATATATAACATTTCAATCAGACTGGCATTTTTGCTACTCCACATATTAATCTCTTATGTCAATCATGGACATCAAAACAGAAAAAAATGTACATCCAACCAACTTATGACCTGTCAAGTGCCTCAATCAATAGCTAGTGACATGGCTAGGCTGGCTGTGTGGTGGTGGTGTTATGATTCTAACAATGACAAGCATCAGATCTAAAGATTCAAGAATCAGTTTTAGAAATCTAAAATGTCAAGATTATGATAGTCATTAATGATTAGCAATCTGAGAAATAATCCATCAAGCTCTCCAGGAGTTAAAAAGGTTAATTTGCAGAATCTCACAAGCTACTGCATCAATGCCATCCAATGGAACAATACGACAGCTTTCAAAACAAAGTTCATGGTATCTGTAAAAGAAAATATTCTCGCTATTCACAATGTTGACGATCCTGATAATTTGATTTATGCAGTTCTGAGTTAAAAGCAATAGTTGCGAACACAGGTCACATAGATGCATTCTATCTCAATACTACTCAAGTTTATGCAATACATATTTTTAACACAGTGTTGGTCACATATCTGCTGATTTCTGAATAAGCAAACAATTATCCTCTTTTTAGGACAGTAAATACGTTTTAAAACAAGAGTAGGCGGAAATGAAAAAACAAGTCCGTGGCACAAATAATAAACAATCATCACAATTTTCATGGAAAGGCCATTTTCTGCACGTCATTTACGTATCGTGATGGATTTCCAAGTGCTCATCAAGAGATGAGAATAGTCCTAACTTACCTGTTGATGGAGTAAAGGGAACTTCACAATCACTATGGCCATTCTCGTCATCTATGTCTGATTTTGGCATAGGAGAAGAAAAATCTAGGCACATCCCATGTAAAGCAGCTTGCTCATATGATGCTGATAGATCCTGAGATGTTAGGTGATGATACTCTACAAGCTGGTGAAGGCATTGATTCTCTCTCATTAGATTAGCATTCTCATTTGCCAATCTGGACTTTTCGGCCAACAGAACCTCCAGTTGAAGTCTCACCTACAAGATAATGAATATATTACACAATGAACCAAACTAATAACAAACCAGTCAGCTCTAAAACTTTCTAAAGACACAGAAAATAGAGAGATATTCCACAAGGAAACCAAGAATGTAAATCCACCAACAACAGTTTGTGACAAATGTTAGGAATAGTTTGTCTGAGTACAGAAGCCATTAAAAGCATGCTTGCTTTGAGCTAATACGGGTGCAGAAATGGAAACCTGAACATCAGCAGAGGACAATTGGTGCCCTTTACCTCCTAGGAACTCAGAAGTTTGCTACTTGGGTACTACAGTTCCAAAAAACAGAGACGACTAGGTTGGGAACTACAGTTCCAAAAGCAGATAAAGCAATTGTTAAACGAAAACAAGATGACTTAAGTTGGTCCATCAATATTTAAGCCAATTAGATATTAACTCATATGATGCATACTACGCCATTGTCTGGATCCATTCGGACGTAAAACAGAGACGACTAAATTAATCAACaactaaaatcttatatttcttTTGTTACATCAAATCTTAGCATGTGTCTCTAGATCCTATTACTTAAGTGGACATACTTATTTTGATAATGTCCATCAATATTTAAGCCAATTAGATATTAACTCATATGATGCATACTACGCCATTGTCTGGATCCATTCGGACGTAAAACAGAGACGACTAAATTAATCAACAACTAAACTCGAGCCACCTGAATCAACCTATGTTTGCTTCATTATCTTTACTCACATCATAGCAGTCAGTGAAATTCCTAATAACTGTCAAAATTTGAACCTTAAATACTCGATTACATTGAAACCGTAACTGGGAGCAGACATTATCAAAATAAGTATGTCCACTTAAGTAATAGGATCTAGAGACACATGCTAAGATTTGATGTAACAAAAGAAATATAAGATTAGCAAATATTGGTGTTTTAAACAATGCTCATGTATATATTCTTCATCCTACAATTCAGATCTCATATTTATTGTACATATCATTTTGTTCGTTAGCAAATCGAGCTCACACTTAAAAAGGGATGGTCAACATTAATACAACCGACATAATCTATTTTAGAACTAGCAACTTATGGTATCCATCAGCCAGAATGTATTTTCTTCATAAACCAGTAATAAAGAAAAATGTGTCATGGACTACTGGGAAGAATGATTTAAAGTTAACCATTGCCGGTCCTTGTCAGCAGCAGAAGTAAAATTAGACTATGTGCATTAGATATAGGAGTCATTCCATGAAAAACATTATTTATTCAGAACTGATGTATGAGCAAGAGAAGAAAAGTGGAGTACCAGGTCATCTTCCTCTGGTCTTACACCTTTGTCAAAATCTTCTTgaaacctcctattctcctcctcaagcAGGTTACATCTCTCCTGCATGAAAGATAACTCCGACTTTATGGTTTTAAGTTCTCTTGAGAGGTATGATGCCTTAGTGGCCATCATAACTGCAAGCTGCAATTTGCAAATTTGAAAGCATATGAAGGTGAGAAAAATTAACAAAACATGCAACCTTTAAGACAAATTGGAGAAAGTATATATTATCTATCGACTGACAGTTTTGGCCTTCTTCATTGTTGCATTTTGCATTGGATATGATGCAATCTCATTATCTCCTTCATTAGAATTTGCCAACTTATTGTTGTCTGCAGAACTTTTGAGAGCAGCTGCCTCATGCTTATTAGAGGAATTAGCTTCGTACTTGGTCGGCTCAGTGGAATCACAATGTCTCTTGGCTTTTGGTTCTTCACTTTCTGTTTTTTGACGTTCTCTCGGTAGTTCTTCTGCTACCGAGGATTTGGTTAGATAAGTTACTCTCTGTCAGACAGAAATATGGGAGCACTCAGAAAAAAGGGACTGCACATTTGACTGTAAGGCTAAACGAGTTAACCAAGCCATAACAAAACATTCAATATCTACGGCAACAATGCTGATGATTTAAAGTAGAAGTGGGATGATTAATGCATCATTGTATCTACGTGACAGACGAAAATGAACAGCACGATACAACCTTGAAGGAATGAAGTCTAAAGCATGTTTATAGTGATAAATGGTGAGTCAAATTCAACCGAGTTGCCTTTCTGTCACACGCATCGATCACTTGTATAGTGCTATTTCTCCTACAAAAATTCCCACTAACCAATATATGTTCACCTTCTTTTGTAAAGCGTAAACCAAACTCCCTCAATATAAGCAAGGTGTCGAATCACATAAATATCAGAACAAAGTTAATTGGAAATTTGACATCTACGTAATTCTTTGACCCATTCTAGGTAGAAACCCTCAATAAGTACTCAGCCTTGTACCTGCTGCGTGCTGCTTAGAGTGCTGGAAAGCTGGGACAAAGACGAAGAGACCGAATCGAATCCTTTTATCAGAAGCTCAGAGTCTTCCCTTAACCTCTTCCCACACTCCGATTCCACCCTACACTGAAAAGAATctcataaaagattattttttcctCTCTCTTAGCTCAAGAAAATGGATCAGAAGCAAAAGAACAGAGGATCGAAAAGGTCGAATTCCATACGGAAGAGGAAGGTGGGAGGTCGATCTTGGGCCCACAATTATCGAGAATGGAGTCGACGCGGTCGCGGAGTCTGCTCCAGAGCCGCTCGTCGGAGGAAGGGCTGATGGCAGGAGCCGCAGAAACCTCCATGGGTGCGAGGAAGAAGCGATGGAGATCGAGATCGAGGAGTCGCAACGGCTAGTAAGGATGGAGAGAGGAGAGCGAGGGATATTAAATAGGGCTTGGAGTTGGACCGTTGGGGCCGGGAGCTGTTGCCTACAGTTTTCTTAACGTTGGGATCTTCTTCGAACTCGCTTCAAGATTCGCGTAACGATCTAACGGCAGCAGAGGTCGTTGGCGATAGCGACGACAAGCTTCGGAGGCCCCACTCTCTGGTCGGCTTATAGCAGACAAGAATTCAAAATTGGAAACAGGAAACACCGGAGAGAACGGAGTGGATTTTGCTTCAAGATTCGGGCCTTCATCAGCCCATTACCTGCCCTACTTGGTCGCCTTCAGCCCAGTGGCCAGATCAGATCGGAGTCTCAACGACATCAAGATGCGCACCATATGCGTGATCGACTGGGCTCGGCTGTCTCCCTTCGATCATCTCAACGCAAGAAGAAAGAAATCCTTCTCGCGGTCAATACGGTCGAACGAACCAAAGTAGAGTCGTATGGTTCGGTTCTCTTGCTTTTGGCTCTagccaaaccaaaccaaaccggAGGCCAAATCGGTTCGGTCGAACCTTTTTCGAGGTTCATCTTAACCCGATCGACTCGATGAAATAATCATCGTTAAAGGACGTTGAAAAGGAGCGGACTGGATCTTAGTTTACTTGCGACGAAAGCAAGGACCCGGTGACCTACCCCCAAGCTCAGTTTCTCGTCCTCTTCGCCTCGTTGTGAGATTCTCACGACCCCTTGTCCCCCAAATCCCACTCCCGttcccccatctctctctctcgctgatcTGTTGTCCTTTCTTGTCTCTTCTGATTTTCGCGAAATCTTAAGGGATTTCAAGGAGGAAAGATGACTGCCGATGTGGAGATGAAAGAGGTCCAGGCGTTTTCCAATTCCGTCTCCTCCGCCGGCGTTCCTTCCACTCTTCAACGTGCGAATGctaaaagagaagatttttgttcGAATTGCATGCAGTTAATTCGAATGTTttgatttattgatataaaagaatgtaaTTGGTGATGTGGATTGGGTTCAGATATGAAGGAGATCGCGTCCCTGATCGAGTCTGGTGCGCAGGCCAAGGAAGTGCGCCGGATCGTGCGTGCGGTGCGCCTCACTATGATGCTCCGTCGGAAGCTCAGGGCCCCCCTGGTAGCCGCGTTCCTTGGCTACGTTCTAACCCCGGCCTCGGAGGTCTTTGCTAAGCTCTCGTCCTATCTTCCCAAGGTACTCTTCTTATTTCCCCCCTCTTTGTTCCACAACTTTTTAGCGTAATTTTTTTCTTGTGTGGCTAGAAATTATGCTGGTCGGTATGTCTCAAGGTTGTTCAAGTAATAGGAAAATTTTGTGCCTATAAGATGTTAGTCGTATCTTTGCTCGATGTAGCTTCAGCGTGTTCTTGTGGCCAGGCATTGGTCATGGAGATCCTTCTTAGCTGTTTGTAACAATTTTAAGGTTGTAAGATCACAAAGATTATTTCTGGCTTGTATGATAGCCTGGACGCAAAAATGACTAAAAAGTTCAAGTCATGAACATTTGAAAGCATCATCATGCTAGATTGTGTGATATACAGCGTTCTGGGAAACTTAATTCTTCAGGATGTTGAATGCTCAGCTGTTTTTAGCCTTCTTACGGGAATGGTGGATGATAGAATCATAGATCAGCAGTAGAAGCAAGATGTTTTTTGGTCCAAATTTAGGGTCTAGATTTGATTTATGATCTAGTTCATGGCCGAGGGTTGATGCTGGACATGATATTAAAATCTTTACCTGAGCGAAAAAGAGAGGTAAAAAGAGAAATTTTTTGTTTCCATGACAAACAATTATAGCAAAAGCAATGCTCATTTTTAACCCTAAAACTCCTTTCTATCATCAGAACATGTCAACTATTGACATGTTAACCTTCAGCTAGATGATTTTATGGGAAGCATGACTAAATGTCTTGTCAACTAGGTTCAGAAAGGGTGGAATGGAGGTTGCGGTGCTTGTTGACCAATTTTTTCCATCTCTCAGGCTGTCTAAGTCTTAAGTGTGACCTTCAATTTTTTCGGTTAGAGAaagaaatcaatatggaaattttTGATATCTTTCAATTCTGAAATCTAGTTGTCCACACCTAGGTTAATTGTCTGCTCTATGTGTAGGGCACCTTGATGCTGGCTGCTACTTGTATGTTGGCATGGCTATCATTTACAGGATGATATTAGTATTAAATTTCCAATTGGTTGACCATAGAAGCCAACATCAGATGTCTTTGTTCTCTATCAGCCGGTTGAGTATGGAAAAAGATGGTCAAATGGGTTGTATAACTAAGGTTTAG is from Musa acuminata AAA Group cultivar baxijiao chromosome BXJ3-8, Cavendish_Baxijiao_AAA, whole genome shotgun sequence and encodes:
- the LOC103994428 gene encoding uncharacterized protein LOC103994428; the protein is MEVSAAPAISPSSDERLWSRLRDRVDSILDNCGPKIDLPPSSSCRVESECGKRLREDSELLIKGFDSVSSSLSQLSSTLSSTQQRVTYLTKSSVAEELPRERQKTESEEPKAKRHCDSTEPTKYEANSSNKHEAAALKSSADNNKLANSNEGDNEIASYPMQNATMKKAKTLAVMMATKASYLSRELKTIKSELSFMQERCNLLEEENRRFQEDFDKGVRPEEDDLVRLQLEVLLAEKSRLANENANLMRENQCLHQLVEYHHLTSQDLSASYEQAALHGMCLDFSSPMPKSDIDDENGHSDCEVPFTPSTGKLGLFSSLDEHLEIHHDT